From the Jeongeupia sp. HS-3 genome, the window TGGCGTCGGCATTCGACGGCGAAAACACCATCTCGGCGGCCTGCGGCCAATCGACCCAGCGGTAACGGCCATGCTCGGTCGGCGACAGCGTCACCGGCAACTCGGCCGGCACTTCCAGCGCGAACACATGCTCGACATTGGTCGTCACACCGGGAGCATAACGATGACGCCATACCTCGAAAATATCGTACTCATTGCAGCGCTGCCAGTCGCTCAGCCGATAGGCGCGCGCATCAATGCCGGTTTCTTCAAGCACCTCGCGCCGCGCCGTATCGATCAGCGCCTCGCCGCCTTCATGGCTGCCGGTGACCGACTGCCAAGCCTCGGCGAAGTCACGTCGTTCGATCAACAGCACTTTAAGCTCGGGCGTATGAATGACGACGAGCACGGAAACCGGTTGTTTGTAGGTCATGCCGGCATTATACAATCGCCGCCCGCCTCCACCATTCGCAACCGATGCCGATGACCGCGCCTTTTTCCGCCGCCAGCGTGCGCGCCGAGTTTCCGATTTTCCGGCACCACCCGGATCTGGTTTATCTCGACAACGCCGCGACCACGCACAAGCCGCTGGCGGTGCTCGACGCCGAACGCCACTTTTACGAAACAGCCAACGCCAACGTCCATCGCGCGGCGCACCGGCTCGGCGCGGCGGCGACCGATGCTTTCGAGGGGGCTCGTCATCGTATTGCCACACATCTGAACGCGGCGCACGTTGACGAAGTCCTGTTCACCCGCGGCACCACCGAGGCCATCAATCTGGCCGCCAACAGCTGGGGCCGCTCGCAACTGCGTCGCGGCGATGTGGTGCTACTGTCAACGCTGGAGCATCACGCCAACATCGTGCCGTGGCAACTCGTCGCCCAAGAGGTCGGCGCCAGCGTGCAGGCGATCCCGCTTGATGCCGACGGCAATCTCGATCTGACCGCCTATCACGCGCTGCTGACCTCGCGCGTCCGCCTGGTCGGCCTGACTCAGTGCTCGAACACCACTGGCGTACAACCGCCACTGACCGAAATGATCTCCGCGGCCAAACAGATCGGCGCAACGGTACTGATCGATGGCGCTCAAGGCATCGGCCACGGGGGTGTCGATGTACAGGCGCTCGGCGCCGATTTCTATGCGTTTTCCGGCCACAAGGTCTACGCCCCGACCGGCATTGGCGTGCTCTGGGCGCGGCGCGAACTGCTGGCGCAGATGCCGCCGTGGCAAGGCGGCGGTGAAATGATCGAACGTGTTTCATTCGCGGGCACCACCTTTGCCGAACCACCGTTCCGCTTCGAGGCCGGCACGCCCCCCATTGCCCAAGCCATTGGCCTGGCTGCGGCACTCAACTGGCTGGGCGAACAGGACGTCAGCGCGCTGATGGCCCATGAAATCGCCCTGCGCGATCGCTTCGAAGCCGGCATTGCCATGCTGCCGGACGTGCACATCCTCAGCTCGCACAACTCGCGCGGCCCGATCAGTGCGCTCAGATTCGACGGCATTCACCCGTATGACGTCGCACAATTTCTCGACGGCTACGGGGTCGCAGTCCGCGTGGGTCAGCACTGCGCCGGCCCGCTGCATCAGGCGCTCGGGCTTGATGCCAGCCTGCGGGTCTCGTTCGCAGCCTACAACTCCGAAGCGGATGTCGATACGGCCCTGGCGGCCCTGGCGGCGACGCTGGAATTACTGGCATGACCCCCTACCCGCCACCGTTCGATCATCCATTCGGCACCGGACTCGACCGTGACACGCTCGCCGCAAGACTCAACGCGGCACCGGGCTGGGAAGCCAAAAACCGCTTGCTGGTGCAACTGGCGCGCGAGCTGCCGACCCTGCCCCCCACCTATCGCAACGACCAGTATCGCGTTGCCGGTTGCGAGAGCAGCGCCTGGATGGTCATCACCTGGCAAGACGGCCACCTGCTCAGCGCGGCGGACAGCGATTCACGCATCATCAAGGGCTTGCTGGCACTTTTACTGACCGCCTATCACGGCCGCACCCCGGCGGAACTGGCCGATTTCGACTTCGAATCCTGGTTGATTTCGATGGGTTTGCAGCGCTTTTTAAGCGCATCGCGTGGCAACGGCTTGCGTGCCATGCTCAGAAAAATTCACGAGGCGATTGCGGAATACTCGCATTGACCGGGGCATACGGGCGCGGGGATGCTATTCGGAATAGAATCCGAAGGAGCCTTGTCCGATGAAATCCGCCCGTTCACTGATCGCCTCGCTGATTGCTTGTGCCTGCGTCATCGCGCCAGCCACTGCATCGGCCCGCACCTATATCGCCGGCGCCGAAGCTACCTTCGCGCCGTTCGAATCGCTGAATCAGAAGCGTGAAGTCGTCGGTTTTGACGCGGACATCATTGCGGCCATCGCCAAGAAGGCCGGCCTCGACATCAAGATGGTCAACACCCCGTGGGAAGGCATCTTCATGAGCCTGAACAACGGCGACATCGACATCGCCGCATCGGCAATCACCATCACGCCGGATCGCCAGAAGAATATGGACTTCAGCCAACCGTATTTCGAGGCCCAGCAACTGATCATCGTGCCCGAGGGCAGCAAGATCGCGACGATGGCCGACCTGAAAGGCAAAAAAATCGGCGTGCAAACCGGCACCACTGGTGACATCGTTTCGCAAAACACCTTCGGCAAAACCACGCCGAACATTCGCCGCTACGAGAGCATCACGCTCGCCATGCAAGAGCTGCGCGACGGCGGCCTGCAGGCGGTGGTGGGCGACAACGCGGTGGTCAAGAACTACATGAAAAACAACCCGCAAGCCAAGTTCAAGCTCGTCGACGACAAGACGTTCAAGAAAGAGTATTACGGTATTGCGGTGCGCAAGGGCAACAAGGCGCTGCTGGATCAAATCAACAAGGCGCTGGGGGCCATCAAGGCCGACGGCACCTATCAAAAGATCTATAACCAATATTTCGGCAAGTAAGTACACGCGCCGATCACGAAAAGCCTGGTACCAGCCAGGCTTTTTTTACGCACCCGAAGACTACGCTGACCGCGCGCTAGATCTTTGCGTAATGCACCGAGGTATCGGCAAGATGCTCGCCGAGGAAATCGAGCAGGGCGCGAACCGCCGGCAGCATGCCGCGCCGGCTCGGATACACGGCATGGACAACGCCCGGCTGCGGAAACCACACCGGCAGCACCTCCACCAGCGTGCCCGCGTTCAACTCCTCACGGCACATGAAATCGGGCAGCAACGCCATGCCGATGCCGGAGAGCGCGGCCCAGCGCAAGGTCAGCAGATCCTCGGCCACCAAGCGCGGGTAATGGCTGAATGTCGATGTTGCGCCACCGGGGCCGAGCAATGGCCACTGTGCTCGGCCGTCGCTTTCGCCGCTCGCCACGGTATCCAGCCACGACAACTCTTCCGGCGCGGTTGGCTGCCCCTGGCGTAGTAATTGCCCCGGACTGGCGACGAGGATGGTGCGGCTGACACCCAGCCGCTTGACCACCAACGTGGCACTATCTTGCAGCGCCGGGCGCACCCGCAGCGCGATATCGACACCTTCTTCGACCACGTCAATCGCACGATTACTGATCAACAGATTGAGTCTCACCTGCGGATACAGCGCCATGAACTGTCCCAGCAGCGGCGCCAGCGACCACTGCGCCAGCGTCACCGGACAACTCACCCGCAATACCCCGCGCGGTTCGCTCTGGATCTCCTGCACCGCTTCTTCGGCCGCCCTGGCCTCGTCGCGAATGGCCAGGCAATGGCGGTAATAACGCTCGCCGGCCTCGGTGAGCGCCAGCTTGCGCGTCGTGCGCTGCAATAGCCGCACCCCCAGCCGCGTCTCAAGCTCGGCCACGCGCCGCGAGAGCCGTGACTTCGGGATGCCCAGACTACGGCTCGCCGCACTGAAACCGCCTTGAGTAGCGACTTCGGCAAAAAAAAACATGTCGTTGAGGTCGATCATCCCGTGCACCATTGTTCTACTGATAGAACAATGTATCGCATTTTTGCCGGCTTATCGTCGATTCATCGCAAGGACACAATACGTCCATCGCCTCAACGCGAACCATCTGACCAAGGAGCCCACACCATGAAACTGCTGCGCATCGATTCCAGCGTCCTCGCCGACAACTCGGTGTCCCGCCAACTGACCGCCAGCATCGCCAGCGAATGGCAAGCCAAGCATCCGGGTACGACGATCGACTATCTCGATCTGGCTCAAGAAGCGCCGAGCCATCTGTCGATGGATTCGCTCGGTTTCCGCCTCGGCATCGATGCTCAGACCGACGTGCAGCGCGCCGAAAACCAGCACACCGAAGCGCTGCTGCAGCAGTTTCTCGCCGCCGATGTCGTCGTCGTCGGCGCGCCGATGTACAACTTCTCGGTGCCAAGCCAGCTCAAGGCGTGGATCGATCGCGTTGCCCAGGCCGGCCGCACCTTCAAGTACACCGAAAACGGCCCGGTTGGCCTCGCCGGCGACAAGACCGTGATCGTCGCCTCAAGCCGCGGCGGCTTCTACTCGACCAGCGAAGCGATGCGCGCGCTGGATCATCAGGAAAGCTACCTGAAGACCGTGTTCGGCTTCTTCGGCATCACCAATGTCCGCTTTGTCCGCGCCGAAGGCATGGGCATGGGCGAAACGGTCAAGGCCGAATCGCTGGCTGCGGCAGAGAAGGAAATCGCCGCACTGGCCTGATCGCCAACGCAGCGACAGGTCCACGAGGCCGAATCGGGCCGGCGCCAACCCGGCGCCCGGCGCGGTAGCGCGGAACCACCGTATACATCACGGGTACACCACCATGATCGAAGCCCGCTTCGGACCACGCCAGGCAGAACAAGCTTGGCGTTTGTTCGACGAGACCACCCCGCCCTGCGGCATCCCCAGCCTGATCTATCTACTGGAGGACGCAGTTGGGCGGCTGATGCTCGACGGCAATGAAGCACTGTATCCGGGCGACATTTACATCGGCCCGCTACCGCAGGCGCCGCACGCCGAACCGGGCTTGCCTTTGCGCGGCATCCAGATCGCCATGCCCGCACTGCAAGCGGCGGCGCAACGGCTGTGCAAAACGCAAATCCCGGTGGTGACCGCGCCCGGCTCGCGCACCCGTTTGCTGGCCGGACGCATCAAGCAGTGCAGCTCGCCGCTACCGTGGCCTGGTGCGCTGATCGATTTGCGACTGGACGCGACCATGGGCTGGACGCTGCCGTGCCAGTGCAAGGCACGCATCATTGTCGTCAGCGGCGAACTGCAGTACCGCGACACCCCCATCCGCGCCGGCAGCGAACAGCTCGTCTCCGACACCGCAACGCTGTACGCCAACCAGCGTAGTCACGCACTGATCTGGCTCGACGCCGACGATCAGCCCGGCGATTAACGCTCGTCCTTGCCCGAAACCCAGATCGAAAACACCAGCCAGACGGTATTGAGGAAGGCAATCAGAAAACCCAGGAAACCGAGCGCCGGCAGACCGAACAGCATCGGCCCGGTTTTGACTGTCATGACGATCGATGAACCGATGATCAGCGCGCCAGTGACGATACCCATGGTCAGCCGGTTGGCGCTCTTGGTCAGCTGACTACCGAAACGGTCCAGCCGTTTCAGATCAAGGTCGATGCGCAGATTGCCGCGCCGCGCCTGCTTGATCAGCTTGCCAACATCGCGCGGCAGCCCGGCGACAAGGTGAAACGCCTCGTACAGCCCGTCCTTGCCCTTCTTGTACAGCGCCTTGGGCTGAAAGCGCGACAGGATCACCTCGCGCACGAACGGCGTCAGATGCGGCACCATCTGGAAACCCGGATCAAGCTGTCGCCCCAGCCCTTCCAGCGTGATCAGCGCCTTGAACAGCAAGGTCAGATCGGCCGGCAGGGTGATCTCGTGCTCGCGCATCAGGCTGGCGATGTCATTGAGCAGCGCGCCGAAGCGGATGTCCTTGAGCTGCAGGTTCTCGTAGTTGAACATGAACTCGGCAATGTCGTGACCGAGTTTTTCCTCGTCCACCACGGTATCGCCGGTCCATTCGAGCAGCACATTGAGAATGTCGTGTTCGTCGCGCTCGGCCAGCGCGGCCAGCAGATTGACGATCTGATCGCGGCGCGGATGCGGCAGCCGACCAACCATGCCGAAATCCAGAAAGGCGATCTGGTTGCCCGGCAGGTACTTGACGTTGCCCGGGTGCGGGTCGGCATGAAAATAGCCATCGATCAGCACCATTTTCAGTACCGCATCGGCACCACGCTCGGCCAGCACCTTGCGATCCAGCCCCATGGCATCGACCATCGCCAGGTCGTTGCCGGCCACGCCACCGATCCACTCCTGTACGTTCAGCCGTTCCGAGGTATAGGCCCAGTGCAAGTGGGGGATATGGATTTCGCGACTGTCGGCAAAATTTTGTGCGAACCGATCCTGATTACGCGCTTCGGACGACAGATTGAGCTCGCGCCGCAAGGAGCGGGCGAATTCCTCGGCGATGCGCCTGGGCTGATAACGGCGCGTTTCGGGGAATTCGAACTCCAGCAAGCCGGCGATATGCGCAAGGATGCGCAAATCGGCCTCAATCTTGGCGGTAATACCCGGACGGCGCAGCTTGAGCACCACATCACGCCCGTCCTTGAGCTTGGCACGGTGCACTTGCGCAATCGACGCCGAGCCAATCGGGCTAGGGTCAAGATCATCGAATATTTCACTCGGATTGCAACCGAGAATTTCGGTCAGCTCCGGCTCGATCTGCGTGAACGGCAAGGCGGGTACATTGCTTTGCAATTGCTCGAACTCGGTAATCCAGTCTGGAGGAAAAACGTCGACACGAGTCGCAAGCACCTGGCCAAGCTTGATGAAAGTCGGCCCCAGTTCTTCCAGCGCCCGGCGCACCCGTACTGCCGGCACCAGCATTTCGACCTCGTGATTACCCGGCAAATGCAGCAAATCCGCGCCGCGCTCCAGCCCCTTGGCCAAGCCCAGCCGCTGCACCAGATTTCCCAATCCGTGCCGCACCATGACCGTGATGATCTCCCGCACACGCGGCAAATCGCGCATGACCGAGAAGGTTTCTTTCAACACGGATGAAACTCCCACTCTGATTTCGTTGTCAGCCAGAATACCGGCTGTGTGCACTCCTGCGCACTGCCAATCACGCCGATTCGGCGCAGTAAAGAGCCCCCGCCGACTTACAGCCTCAGAATATTAGGCTTTACAGCATTTTTGTTCATCCGATACATTCCAAACCCATGAGATGGTACCGAATTCCCGCAGCGCTGCTTTTCAGCGTCTGCCTATCCACCGCCTTGCCCCTTGCCCATGCCGATGAGCCACCGGCTGACACGGGCAACTGGAGCAAAACTTCAAACAATGATGGCGCAGACAACCATGCCGCCGCGCAGGAGCTGTTGCTGCAGGCCATGAGCCTGATCGGCGTGCGCTATCAATGGGGCGGCAATACGCCGGAAGAAGGCCTCGATTGCAGCGGCTTCATTCGCTACGTCTTCCAGAATTCGCTCAACATCACCTTGCCGCGTACCGCCGCCTCGATGTCTCAATCCGGCCAGAACGTGAACAAAGGCGACCTCAAGCCCGGCGATCTGGTGTTTTTCAACACGCTGGGCCGGGCCTTTTCGCATGTGGGCATTTACTTGGGTGACAACCGCTTCATCCACTCACCCCGCGCAGGCAAAAGCGTTGAAGTCTCGAATATCCAGCAAAACTACTGGCAACAACGCTGGAACGGCGCACGGCGCATCGCTGGCGCATCGGGCAACGGCATCAACATGACCACGCTACTGGCCTCGGCAGGCAACAGCAAAGCCCGCAAGGCCGCCAGCGTCGCCCCGGTTGTGGCAAGTGCCGACCGCCAATGCCGCAAGGTCACCACCGGCAAAGGTCGAAACAAAAAGACCACCACGGTGTGCGAACGAACCAGCGTCACCAAGCCGACGGCAACCCGGAGCAGCGGCAAAGCCCTGACCAGCAAATCCGCCGCCAAGACGCCGGCCAAGTCGGCAGCCAA encodes:
- a CDS encoding FMN-dependent NADH-azoreductase; this encodes MKLLRIDSSVLADNSVSRQLTASIASEWQAKHPGTTIDYLDLAQEAPSHLSMDSLGFRLGIDAQTDVQRAENQHTEALLQQFLAADVVVVGAPMYNFSVPSQLKAWIDRVAQAGRTFKYTENGPVGLAGDKTVIVASSRGGFYSTSEAMRALDHQESYLKTVFGFFGITNVRFVRAEGMGMGETVKAESLAAAEKEIAALA
- a CDS encoding basic amino acid ABC transporter substrate-binding protein codes for the protein MKSARSLIASLIACACVIAPATASARTYIAGAEATFAPFESLNQKREVVGFDADIIAAIAKKAGLDIKMVNTPWEGIFMSLNNGDIDIAASAITITPDRQKNMDFSQPYFEAQQLIIVPEGSKIATMADLKGKKIGVQTGTTGDIVSQNTFGKTTPNIRRYESITLAMQELRDGGLQAVVGDNAVVKNYMKNNPQAKFKLVDDKTFKKEYYGIAVRKGNKALLDQINKALGAIKADGTYQKIYNQYFGK
- a CDS encoding aminotransferase class V-fold PLP-dependent enzyme, whose amino-acid sequence is MTAPFSAASVRAEFPIFRHHPDLVYLDNAATTHKPLAVLDAERHFYETANANVHRAAHRLGAAATDAFEGARHRIATHLNAAHVDEVLFTRGTTEAINLAANSWGRSQLRRGDVVLLSTLEHHANIVPWQLVAQEVGASVQAIPLDADGNLDLTAYHALLTSRVRLVGLTQCSNTTGVQPPLTEMISAAKQIGATVLIDGAQGIGHGGVDVQALGADFYAFSGHKVYAPTGIGVLWARRELLAQMPPWQGGGEMIERVSFAGTTFAEPPFRFEAGTPPIAQAIGLAAALNWLGEQDVSALMAHEIALRDRFEAGIAMLPDVHILSSHNSRGPISALRFDGIHPYDVAQFLDGYGVAVRVGQHCAGPLHQALGLDASLRVSFAAYNSEADVDTALAALAATLELLA
- the nudB gene encoding dihydroneopterin triphosphate diphosphatase — its product is MTYKQPVSVLVVIHTPELKVLLIERRDFAEAWQSVTGSHEGGEALIDTARREVLEETGIDARAYRLSDWQRCNEYDIFEVWRHRYAPGVTTNVEHVFALEVPAELPVTLSPTEHGRYRWVDWPQAAEMVFSPSNADAIRMLADRRASE
- a CDS encoding AarF/ABC1/UbiB kinase family protein, with product MLKETFSVMRDLPRVREIITVMVRHGLGNLVQRLGLAKGLERGADLLHLPGNHEVEMLVPAVRVRRALEELGPTFIKLGQVLATRVDVFPPDWITEFEQLQSNVPALPFTQIEPELTEILGCNPSEIFDDLDPSPIGSASIAQVHRAKLKDGRDVVLKLRRPGITAKIEADLRILAHIAGLLEFEFPETRRYQPRRIAEEFARSLRRELNLSSEARNQDRFAQNFADSREIHIPHLHWAYTSERLNVQEWIGGVAGNDLAMVDAMGLDRKVLAERGADAVLKMVLIDGYFHADPHPGNVKYLPGNQIAFLDFGMVGRLPHPRRDQIVNLLAALAERDEHDILNVLLEWTGDTVVDEEKLGHDIAEFMFNYENLQLKDIRFGALLNDIASLMREHEITLPADLTLLFKALITLEGLGRQLDPGFQMVPHLTPFVREVILSRFQPKALYKKGKDGLYEAFHLVAGLPRDVGKLIKQARRGNLRIDLDLKRLDRFGSQLTKSANRLTMGIVTGALIIGSSIVMTVKTGPMLFGLPALGFLGFLIAFLNTVWLVFSIWVSGKDER
- a CDS encoding SufE family protein: MTPYPPPFDHPFGTGLDRDTLAARLNAAPGWEAKNRLLVQLARELPTLPPTYRNDQYRVAGCESSAWMVITWQDGHLLSAADSDSRIIKGLLALLLTAYHGRTPAELADFDFESWLISMGLQRFLSASRGNGLRAMLRKIHEAIAEYSH
- a CDS encoding NlpC/P60 family protein; this encodes MLQAMSLIGVRYQWGGNTPEEGLDCSGFIRYVFQNSLNITLPRTAASMSQSGQNVNKGDLKPGDLVFFNTLGRAFSHVGIYLGDNRFIHSPRAGKSVEVSNIQQNYWQQRWNGARRIAGASGNGINMTTLLASAGNSKARKAASVAPVVASADRQCRKVTTGKGRNKKTTTVCERTSVTKPTATRSSGKALTSKSAAKTPAKSAAKSTKKSTTAKSSAKGSTKKTTAKGTTKSTTKSAGKPAKPPAKKKQ
- a CDS encoding LysR substrate-binding domain-containing protein, producing MIDLNDMFFFAEVATQGGFSAASRSLGIPKSRLSRRVAELETRLGVRLLQRTTRKLALTEAGERYYRHCLAIRDEARAAEEAVQEIQSEPRGVLRVSCPVTLAQWSLAPLLGQFMALYPQVRLNLLISNRAIDVVEEGVDIALRVRPALQDSATLVVKRLGVSRTILVASPGQLLRQGQPTAPEELSWLDTVASGESDGRAQWPLLGPGGATSTFSHYPRLVAEDLLTLRWAALSGIGMALLPDFMCREELNAGTLVEVLPVWFPQPGVVHAVYPSRRGMLPAVRALLDFLGEHLADTSVHYAKI